GCACTGGTCCCATACTCTGCGATTTCAAATTGGGAAGGGAGTACGTAACGAAGGCGCTGTCTCGCAGTCGCTCGAGGCCGTGTGCGCTACCGAACCATATGCTTCCTTCCCGGTCTTCGAAGAGCGCATCTACCGGTCCAGTGGTACTCAGGAAAGAAACCCCGTTTGCGTTGTACCGAAACAGTCCGCGACTCGTGCCAACCCAGATGTTCGAGTCCCGGTCGCGAAGCATGGAAAGTACCTCGATATTGCGAAGGGAAGGCGGTACACCAGCCGAAGTAAGCTCTGTTCCATTCCAGCGCAGCACACCCTTCGCTGTTCCGACCCACAATTCTGAGTTTTGAAGAGGCAGAACGCAGTTAATCTTTGTATCATCCCGTCCATTCGATACGCTCGAAACGCGGCCTTCCTGGAGATGGAAGAGCCCTCGGCCTTCCGTGCCAAGCCAAATCTTGCCGTCATCAGTCTGTGTCATGGAGATCACCAGCGAGGACGGCGCCGCCAAACGATCAAACCAACTGAAGGGAGTTGCTCGCTGGTCAGGAGCTTCGTTGTACGCGGCTCTTGCAGCGTCGGCCAGAAGAGTTGCGGACGACAGGGTTCGAAATCGGTTGTCACTGTATGTGACTGTTCCCTCAGCTAATGATGAGAGCAAAACCGCACCCGATGTTCCGCGTGCCATTGCCGTTGTGCCGTTCTCAGACCAGCCGCGGATAAGCTCGAAGTTTCCATTGTGATAACGAAAGACGATGGTGTTTTGTAACAAGATCCAGAGGTGATCGCTTGGGTCGACCAGGAGTGTTCGCACGGGACCAATCAGCATAGAATCAGGGTGGGCTTGCTCGAACTGGTGAAAATTCAAACCGTCGAAACGAACAAGACCTTTATCTGTCCCAATCCAAAGATAGCCATCGGAAGTCTGTGCGATAGCAGTTATGGATCCGCCCGGCAAACCTCCCTCCGTTCCCCACGAGTCGTGGAGATATTGCGACACGGTCCGGGCGGGATCGAGCGCAGACGCCGAAACAGCGAACGAGAGAACCGCGAGTCCGGCAATGGCATACCTGAGAAACCGGCGCCCTCCAAAAGCGTCCTTACGGAAGGTATTCAAACTTCTCAACCACAACCTCGCTTGGCTTCTGCATAGGATTTTTGTCGCTCGCAACGGCGAAAAATATCAGACGGAGGATTGCCTTACCCGGTTCTGGTATGCCAGACGTGAACTCATGTTCAGAAACGAGTTGCCCTCCGGCATCAGCCGATCTTCCGCGGAAGGTCTTGAAAGTTGCATGTCCAGATTCCCAATGCAGAGCGTACGTCAAGGTGCCTGAGGGTGCCGCAAAAGCGAACAGGTTCCCAGGAATGTACAACGGTTGAATTTCATCTCGGGCATTGTTCTTATTCGCAGAGTCATGCCTGCCGCCGACCTCTACGCCCATCTCGCGAAAGTGCTGATCGGTAGCCCATTCGTCGAAGGTGAACATACTGAAAACAGCTGCGGGTTCTAAATGAGAAGTATCACGTACTGTTACCGAATACGTGCCGTACCCGAGACTGCGATTTAAGAATATTTCTGCACACGACCATCTGTCCGATTTCTTCTTGATCTGCATGTGGAGCGCCCCGCTCGCATCGGTCCATGCATTTTCAGGATCGTAGAGATTGTTCAAGCCTCCCTTGACACTTGCAATCATGCGAACACGCCAATCATAGCCGCTGAATTTAAGCGATCCGGTCGGGTTAAGCTGCGGCGTGCCAACGCCCTTCACGATTGTCACGAGAGCAATGGAGCCGCCTTGGGCCGGAGCTGTATCCATCACGGGCGGTGGACTATAATCCGGCTCCACGAGTAGCGCCGCATACTCAAACCCCAGATGGGTTTCCGTGCTCCACGTCGAGTCCGCTTTTATGGGAATGAAGGCATGATCAGGCCAGGGCTGCACCCACCACGACCCGGCGTGTGCATAAATAACAATCTGCTGTTTTGGTCGAGCGTTTCTTACCCGCCCTGAGATCGTGTCGACTCTTTCTCGTCCACCTTCCGCCGCCGGCGGAAGGTGAGTGAACTCGATCGAAGGTCCGGAATCGGCATTATGCGACTGGCAACTGCTCAGCGCAATGCAGAAAACCAGCAGCAGCGATCGATGCACGAAAACTGGGAGCAACCATCGCAGATGCATGTGACCTCCCCAATAGACTGCCGGATGCGCGAGGTGAGAGGCTCCGTGCAGAGTGCTTGGGCCGAATTTTACCGCACTGGTCCCCAGTGTGCACCTTCAACGAGGTCCGTCCAGTTGACACGGTCGAGGTCAGGAGTTCGAATATCCCGACACCTGCCATATTTTTTCAGTTAGTTAGGGTTTCCCCTTCCAGATCAGGGCGCATGATCAGTCTCTCTTCATTTTCATTGCGAACGCAATTCGACTACAGACAGTCGCTCAAGCCTGGCCGAGCCGCTTCGATCAAAAGGAGAACCGTACTCCAACTTCGATACGTCGCGCGGTTTCGGCTGCGATGGGCTGCCCAATGCTCGAAGATGCAAGGACGGTGTTCACCGCAGTCACGTTCGTGTGGTTCAGGATATTGGCACTGCGTGCATTAAATGTGACTGTGCGGGGGCGATCTTTGTCCGCCGGATTCAGGATGAAGGCTCGGGTCAGGTTCAGGTTGAGATGAATGGGACCGGGCATGATTCCAATGTCGCGTGGGACGTCGCCGTCGACTGTATTGTTGGTGAGAAGACCAAAGCGGGTGCTGTAAACGCCGGGTCTAGGAGCAGAAGCGTATGCGGGACGGTCGTTGAAGTTGCCGTCACCATTGTTGTCCGTGCCTGTAGTGATGCTGTAATGCGGACCGTCTCCGGCATCGAATTGTGTGTCCAGCTCAACTTTCAGAGGGAGAATCAGATTTCCCGTAAGACTGTAGTAGTTGTTTCTCGACCATTCCACGCGGGCTGTCTCACCTTGAGTGGAATACGTCGATTGCGGACTGTTCAGGCCCGTGTCGACTACATTGGCCTTGAAGTTCTGGTGCGCATATCGGAAGGATAGGCCGAGATGCTTGTAGTCATGCTGGTCAAGATTGAAGGAGATGAGATTGCCCGCAAGGTGGCCTGAATTCTGATATTGCAGGATGTTTTCATTGGGCGCAATGGGCCGCGGCGCGAGTAGGGCAGCAGAGGGGTTCGGCGCGGATCCGATGCTGCTGGCCACCATAGGCGCATTGATATTCAGAATGCGCAAGCTGCGCCAATCTTCTCCGCTGAAAAAGTTGATCTTTGCGTGCCAATGCTGAGGGAACTCGTGCTCCACGTTGAGATACCCAAGAAACGTGGACATCTGGGAGAAAGAGCGTGGGAACTGGTTCACTGTGTTGACCTGAATGGATCCGGACGTGGGCGTGAGCGGGTCGTTGTAATCCGGTGCATAGATAATCGTCGATTGTTGGCGCGTACCGTTGAGGCGGTAGACCTGAGAGACTGCACTGAGGTCCGCTGCAGCGCGAGGAAAGAAGCCGCCGCGAAGGTGAATAATCCACGTCTGCTTCTTGTTCAAGGCCCAGGCAAAGCCCATGCGTGGGGCAAAGTTTGCAAAGCTGTCCGGTGCGGTCTGTATCTGGTAGCGGAAGCCGGCATCCATTGTTAGTTGTGGTGACAGCTTCACGCTGTCATTTGCATATATCCCGAGCTGCCACTGTTGGAACGGAACTAACGGCGTGCCGGTTGTGACTTGATATGTGGTGGGCGTACCTCCTGGAAGATTGCGCAGCGCACGACGATATTGCTCAAGGCCTGTGATCGTGGTGGTCTGGCCAGTGGAATGGTTTTGCGCATCCAGAGCGGGTGCACTGCCGCCGCCGAAGACATACGCGCCGTTGAAGGTATCCGGATCGTAGTTGTGAACGAAGTAACCAAGCGACTGCGCGCCAAACTTGAAGGTATGTCTTCCATGCGTGAGCATCCCATCATCATCT
This portion of the Acidicapsa acidisoli genome encodes:
- a CDS encoding LamG domain-containing protein is translated as MTIVKGVGTPQLNPTGSLKFSGYDWRVRMIASVKGGLNNLYDPENAWTDASGALHMQIKKKSDRWSCAEIFLNRSLGYGTYSVTVRDTSHLEPAAVFSMFTFDEWATDQHFREMGVEVGGRHDSANKNNARDEIQPLYIPGNLFAFAAPSGTLTYALHWESGHATFKTFRGRSADAGGQLVSEHEFTSGIPEPGKAILRLIFFAVASDKNPMQKPSEVVVEKFEYLP
- a CDS encoding TonB-dependent receptor, with the protein product MDIRWFREMRVHTRSRSAVILFGVFMSHLALAQQPCANGIRIDGAITDPAGAVIPGAQVQSTSGQKAVTDESGRFVLGCLPVTSATITAMAAGFAEGTLQVHARPGETAQVNLQLTIASTRTDVQVNAGTTNVDSDNSAGSTTLTADEVQRLPDDPDDLLRQLQLLASAAGGDPSSAVVTVDGFQNTSALPPKSSIASVRINPDLFSAQYQWPPFGGGVIEIITKPGAYSLHGALFFTVSNGVFNATDPFSATATPAGKQRYGFELSGPIVRQKSGFTLALEKRDIDEFNVVNATAFDAAGAPASLQQTVTAPQRLWIASARADWQAMPADIATLSYSANVNSLGNQGVGGLVLADAGYSSLASEYDLRFTNTYTPNANLLHETRIGYSWKRTGETPNSTAPALQVAGFFTGGGAAGQNLNDRERDLEVDDDGMLTHGRHTFKFGAQSLGYFVHNYDPDTFNGAYVFGGGSAPALDAQNHSTGQTTTITGLEQYRRALRNLPGGTPTTYQVTTGTPLVPFQQWQLGIYANDSVKLSPQLTMDAGFRYQIQTAPDSFANFAPRMGFAWALNKKQTWIIHLRGGFFPRAAADLSAVSQVYRLNGTRQQSTIIYAPDYNDPLTPTSGSIQVNTVNQFPRSFSQMSTFLGYLNVEHEFPQHWHAKINFFSGEDWRSLRILNINAPMVASSIGSAPNPSAALLAPRPIAPNENILQYQNSGHLAGNLISFNLDQHDYKHLGLSFRYAHQNFKANVVDTGLNSPQSTYSTQGETARVEWSRNNYYSLTGNLILPLKVELDTQFDAGDGPHYSITTGTDNNGDGNFNDRPAYASAPRPGVYSTRFGLLTNNTVDGDVPRDIGIMPGPIHLNLNLTRAFILNPADKDRPRTVTFNARSANILNHTNVTAVNTVLASSSIGQPIAAETARRIEVGVRFSF